Proteins encoded within one genomic window of Cellulomonas flavigena DSM 20109:
- a CDS encoding RNA polymerase sigma factor: MREQPRAPDREQTFRDLYEAAYPDLRRFVQRRVHPDHVDDTLAEVFLVVWRRLDEVPAARDDARAWVFGVARRVLLNTYRGDRRRLALGVRLADATPVGHEPAPDDVVHRIDLATAWRRLTPAHQETLALAVLDGLDAPRAAAVLGISPVAFRLRLSRARRALRLHLDHLPERGTVPARAAERTPSR; encoded by the coding sequence ATGAGAGAACAGCCACGCGCTCCGGACCGCGAGCAGACCTTCCGCGACCTGTACGAGGCGGCGTACCCGGACCTGCGCCGGTTCGTCCAGCGGCGCGTCCACCCCGACCACGTGGACGACACGCTCGCGGAGGTCTTCCTCGTCGTCTGGCGGCGCCTCGACGAGGTGCCCGCCGCGCGCGACGACGCCCGCGCCTGGGTCTTCGGGGTCGCCCGGCGCGTGCTGCTCAACACGTACCGCGGCGACCGGCGGCGCCTGGCTCTCGGGGTCCGGCTCGCCGACGCGACGCCGGTGGGCCACGAGCCGGCCCCCGACGACGTCGTCCACCGCATCGACCTCGCCACCGCCTGGCGCCGCCTGACCCCGGCGCACCAGGAGACGCTCGCGCTCGCCGTCCTCGACGGGCTCGACGCGCCGCGGGCGGCCGCCGTGCTCGGCATCTCGCCGGTCGCGTTCCGGCTGCGGCTCAGCCGCGCCCGCCGCGCCCTGCGCCTCCACCTCGACCACCTGCCGGAGCGGGGCACCGTCCCCGCCCGGGCCGCAGAGAGGACCCCCTCACGATGA
- a CDS encoding glycosyltransferase, which translates to MTTDRAPRVAMLSVHTSPLDQPGTGDAGGMNVYVLELAHALAARGARVEVFTRATRSDVPETVVLDGVDAAGRALTADDARDVLLAHDVPPGVTPPVLVHHVPAGPFEALDKNDLPGVLCGMAAGVLRSEAARRPGWYDVVHSHYWLSGQVGAIAAQRWEVPLVHTAHTLAKVKNASLGPGDSAEPSVRVVGEEQVVADADALVASTPVEARELVELYGADPARVHVVEPGVDLERFRPGGPGARDEARRRLGLPTDRPVVLFAGRVQPLKAPDVLVQAVGVLRASGRPVPLLVVLGGPSGRPTAVRELRALAVTLGVDDDVVVRPPAPRDELVSWYRAADLVAMPSRSESFGLVAVEAQASGTPVLAADVGGLRTVVEDDVSGRLVPGHDPQVWAEVIADALADAPRRARWAAGARQVAERYAWTTAADQVLKVYAVAAEPR; encoded by the coding sequence GTGACCACCGACCGGGCGCCGCGCGTCGCCATGCTCTCGGTCCACACGTCCCCCCTCGACCAGCCCGGCACGGGCGACGCGGGCGGCATGAACGTGTACGTCCTGGAGCTCGCGCACGCGCTGGCCGCGCGTGGGGCCCGGGTCGAGGTCTTCACGCGCGCGACGCGGTCCGACGTGCCGGAGACGGTCGTCCTCGACGGCGTCGACGCCGCGGGGCGCGCCCTGACGGCCGACGACGCGCGCGACGTGCTGCTCGCGCACGACGTGCCGCCGGGCGTCACGCCGCCCGTGCTCGTCCACCACGTGCCTGCGGGCCCGTTCGAGGCGCTCGACAAGAACGACCTGCCGGGCGTGCTGTGCGGCATGGCCGCGGGCGTCCTGCGCTCCGAGGCGGCGCGCCGTCCCGGCTGGTACGACGTCGTGCACTCCCACTACTGGCTGTCCGGGCAGGTCGGCGCGATCGCGGCGCAGCGCTGGGAGGTGCCGCTCGTGCACACCGCGCACACCCTCGCCAAGGTGAAGAACGCGTCGCTCGGGCCGGGGGACAGCGCCGAGCCGAGCGTGCGCGTCGTGGGCGAGGAGCAGGTCGTCGCGGACGCCGACGCGCTCGTCGCGTCCACGCCCGTGGAGGCGCGTGAGCTCGTCGAGCTGTACGGCGCCGACCCGGCGCGCGTGCACGTCGTCGAGCCGGGCGTCGACCTCGAGCGGTTCCGTCCCGGCGGCCCGGGCGCGCGCGACGAGGCGCGACGGCGGCTCGGTCTGCCGACCGACCGGCCGGTCGTGCTGTTCGCCGGGCGCGTGCAGCCGCTCAAGGCGCCGGACGTGCTGGTGCAGGCGGTCGGGGTGCTGCGTGCGAGCGGGCGGCCCGTCCCGCTGCTCGTCGTGCTCGGCGGCCCGTCGGGCCGGCCGACGGCGGTGCGTGAGCTGCGCGCCCTGGCCGTGACGCTCGGGGTCGACGACGACGTGGTCGTGCGCCCGCCCGCGCCGCGTGACGAGCTCGTCTCCTGGTACCGCGCGGCGGACCTCGTCGCGATGCCGTCGCGCTCGGAGTCGTTCGGGCTGGTCGCCGTCGAGGCGCAGGCCAGCGGCACGCCGGTGCTGGCGGCCGACGTCGGCGGCCTGCGGACCGTCGTCGAGGACGACGTCTCCGGTCGCCTCGTGCCGGGCCACGACCCTCAGGTGTGGGCCGAGGTGATCGCCGACGCGCTCGCTGACGCCCCGCGCCGCGCCCGCTGGGCCGCCGGCGCCCGTCAGGTGGCCGAGCGTTACGCGTGGACCACGGCCGCCGACCAGGTGCTCAAGGTCTACGCGGTCGCCGCCGAGCCCCGCTGA
- a CDS encoding phosphoglyceromutase gives MTYTLVLLRHGESEWNAKNLFTGWVDVPLSEKGIEEAKRGGTLLTDAGVLPDVVHTSLLRRAITTANLALDAADRHWIPVKRSWRLNERHYGALQGKNKKETLDAYGEEQFMLWRRSYDVPPPEIELGSEYSQDADPRYAGEPIPRTEALAQVLDRALPYWDAEIVPDLKAGKVVLVAAHGNSIRSIVKYLDDVDEQTIAGINIPTGIPLLYELDEETLKPTNPGGTYLDPEAAKAAIAAVANQGR, from the coding sequence ATGACCTACACCCTCGTGCTGCTCCGCCACGGCGAGAGCGAGTGGAACGCCAAGAACCTGTTCACCGGCTGGGTGGACGTGCCCCTGTCCGAGAAGGGCATCGAGGAGGCCAAGCGCGGCGGGACGCTCCTGACCGACGCGGGCGTGCTCCCCGACGTCGTGCACACGTCGCTGCTGCGCCGCGCGATCACGACCGCGAACCTCGCGCTCGACGCCGCGGACCGGCACTGGATCCCCGTGAAGCGCTCGTGGCGCCTCAACGAGCGGCACTACGGCGCGCTGCAGGGCAAGAACAAGAAGGAGACGCTCGACGCGTACGGCGAGGAGCAGTTCATGCTCTGGCGCCGCTCGTACGACGTCCCGCCGCCGGAGATCGAGCTCGGCTCGGAGTACTCCCAGGACGCCGACCCGCGCTACGCGGGCGAGCCGATCCCGCGCACCGAGGCGCTCGCGCAGGTCCTCGACCGCGCGCTGCCCTACTGGGACGCCGAGATCGTGCCCGACCTCAAGGCCGGCAAGGTCGTCCTCGTCGCCGCGCACGGCAACTCGATCCGCTCGATCGTCAAGTACCTCGACGACGTGGACGAGCAGACCATCGCGGGCATCAACATCCCCACGGGCATCCCGCTGCTGTACGAGCTGGACGAGGAGACGCTGAAGCCGACGAACCCCGGCGGCACGTACCTCGACCCGGAGGCCGCCAAGGCCGCGATCGCCGCGGTGGCGAACCAGGGTCGCTGA
- the phoU gene encoding phosphate signaling complex protein PhoU, producing MRDIFEAELAQLGQDLVAMSGRVEQAISSAGIALLTADLQLAESVIADDLAIDALERDLDDRCVRLLAQQQPVATDLRVVVSALRMSASLERMGDLARHVAQVTRARYPVVAVPTGLEATFTQMQDAAVRVARRVTTLLGTRDMALAESIQQDDDLLDELHASTFGAMLAGPWDRSVQETVDVTLLGRYYERFGDHGVSVARRMVYLVTGDVHDALGPVPARSA from the coding sequence ATGCGGGACATCTTCGAGGCCGAGCTGGCCCAGCTCGGCCAGGACCTGGTGGCGATGAGCGGCCGGGTCGAGCAAGCCATCAGCAGCGCCGGGATCGCGCTCCTCACCGCGGACCTCCAGCTCGCCGAGTCCGTCATCGCCGACGACCTCGCGATCGACGCGCTCGAGCGCGACCTGGACGACCGGTGCGTGCGTCTGCTCGCGCAGCAGCAGCCCGTCGCGACGGACCTGCGGGTCGTCGTGTCCGCGCTGCGGATGAGCGCATCTCTCGAGCGCATGGGCGACCTCGCACGGCACGTCGCCCAGGTGACGCGGGCCCGTTACCCCGTCGTCGCCGTGCCCACGGGCCTGGAGGCGACGTTCACGCAGATGCAGGACGCCGCCGTGCGCGTCGCACGTCGCGTGACGACGCTGCTGGGGACGCGCGACATGGCCCTCGCCGAGTCGATCCAGCAGGACGACGACCTGCTCGACGAGCTGCACGCGAGCACGTTCGGCGCGATGCTCGCCGGACCGTGGGACCGGTCGGTGCAGGAGACCGTCGACGTCACGCTGCTGGGGCGGTACTACGAGCGGTTCGGCGACCACGGCGTGTCCGTGGCGCGCCGCATGGTCTACCTGGTCACGGGCGACGTCCACGACGCGCTCGGGCCGGTGCCCGCGCGCAGCGCCTGA